The Streptomyces sp. NBC_01268 genome window below encodes:
- a CDS encoding HPP family protein, which produces MTQTQNATPPRTGSGAPPFPGAKATVLGTVATVVSLLVLVALGEATGHLLMIAPLAATAMIICSTPALPPAQPRNVLLGQVGSGVLGLVAVAVFGHNLWVASVAAGLSVGLMLLLRAVHAPAAATAVLAVLQHPAPLSFLVLLTIGSVLLVLVGLIASKAAVIAKYPTYWW; this is translated from the coding sequence ATGACCCAGACCCAGAACGCCACCCCGCCCAGGACCGGCAGCGGGGCCCCGCCGTTCCCAGGTGCCAAGGCCACCGTCCTCGGCACCGTCGCCACCGTCGTCTCGCTGCTGGTCCTCGTGGCCCTCGGCGAGGCCACCGGCCACCTCCTGATGATCGCGCCGCTCGCCGCCACCGCGATGATCATCTGCAGCACGCCCGCGCTGCCGCCCGCCCAGCCCCGCAACGTGCTCCTCGGCCAGGTCGGCTCCGGCGTCCTCGGCCTCGTCGCCGTCGCCGTCTTCGGGCACAACCTGTGGGTCGCGTCCGTCGCCGCCGGCCTCAGCGTCGGCCTGATGCTGCTGCTGCGCGCCGTCCACGCGCCCGCCGCGGCCACCGCCGTCCTCGCCGTCCTCCAGCACCCGGCGCCGCTGAGCTTCCTCGTGCTCCTCACGATCGGCAGCGTCCTGCTCGTCCTCGTCGGCCTGATCGCCTCCAAGGCCGCCGTGATCGCCAAATACCCGACGTACTGGTGGTGA